From Heliomicrobium modesticaldum Ice1, a single genomic window includes:
- a CDS encoding DUF4391 domain-containing protein, whose product MLAIPDAYRIEKTFALKTFLTSDVTPAEKKRLKENVQEVRLSYQIAGEAIPSLIDDEYDCQAILFFTVRLSDLKHAPFTGTLFQRLVKPLCVIRFYDHSQHQLFCFAHKRLNRQDRTQIVLEDMLCSAATSMRFADEVSRLMEEHIFFDKIGNRGNKLDYYLEMMGKAFIISNLSLWSGMKGLLHSKAWYNREKTLHLYRCLKETQQKKNELKSARTVAEQAQINGELKRLYARLNDIIETT is encoded by the coding sequence ATGCTGGCCATTCCCGACGCCTATCGGATCGAGAAAACCTTTGCCTTGAAAACCTTCCTGACATCCGATGTCACACCGGCAGAGAAAAAGCGACTCAAAGAGAACGTACAAGAGGTGCGGCTATCCTACCAGATCGCCGGAGAAGCGATCCCGTCCCTGATCGATGACGAATATGACTGCCAGGCGATCCTCTTTTTCACGGTCCGCCTGAGTGACTTGAAGCATGCCCCCTTTACCGGAACGCTTTTTCAGCGTCTCGTCAAACCCCTCTGTGTCATCCGGTTCTATGACCACAGCCAACACCAGCTCTTTTGCTTTGCCCACAAAAGGCTGAATCGACAAGACAGGACCCAGATCGTCCTCGAAGATATGCTATGCTCCGCTGCCACGTCGATGCGCTTCGCCGACGAGGTCAGCAGGTTGATGGAAGAGCACATCTTTTTTGACAAAATCGGCAACAGGGGCAACAAACTGGACTATTACCTGGAAATGATGGGCAAGGCCTTTATCATTTCTAACCTGTCCCTGTGGTCAGGCATGAAGGGGCTCCTGCATTCAAAGGCATGGTATAACCGGGAGAAGACATTGCACCTCTACCGTTGTCTCAAGGAAACGCAACAGAAGAAAAATGAACTGAAATCCGCCAGGACCGTCGCCGAGCAGGCGCAGATCAACGGAGAGCTAAAACGCCTATATGCCCGATTGAACGACATAATCGAAACTACTTAG
- a CDS encoding helicase-related protein, producing MNEVITSNDQLIETINGLLKAKKGRKINIINDKLTLSVFSELSKNLSNVDTINLIIRNTQNIPGSNEVPREFEIQHRDRELFFNAYDIIQKNKLQHFAKAKSMYTFIQKHVNVHKTKEPDKITGNIIMIDDEVAIHGTSSLELAKKTKRGDVAPIHFNSMVLSKTEIEKFQRMFQIVWNNPAYTEDYKEQLLESLNYVYKDYSPEFLYYFTLKEIFGEYLDSGIDRFEKDKSGFKKTIIWNSLYEFQKDAVVSAIQKINKYNGCIIADSVGLGKTFEALAVIKYFELREDNVLVLCPAKLYDNWDSFKNPYVDNAFVKDNFNYKILCHTDLTRTKGYSKSGIDLARINWSNFDLVVIDESHNFRNRNEDPEHQSRYMKLLNDIIKRGRGTKVLLLSATPVNNSLVDLKNQINIITADQDHAFEEAGISSLSNLLRKAQKEINDWMKDDERTKNALLDRLPGDFFKLLEMLTISRSRRHITAYYGNQNIGKFPEKLPPKTYYPEIDTQNRLLSFQETNEVLESLKLAVYAPMTYIKSEYKEYYRKKYQTVHGDRVLFYHESRELINARLHRFNLFKRLESSVFAFSETIRRLLARINDYIDAISRSQSGDVQLEGEDYSEEDVVLNYKYEIKVEHLIAADFLEDLYYDKNILEGLYSKAQQLLNEKRDAKLKKLEEVIVDKIIHTPYNQGNRKILIFTAFADTANYLYRHIAPELSKHQINVASITGSGEPRTTMKQIRSEFNTILRHFSPLSKLGQTLPKQEQIDVVIATDCISEGQNLQDCDTVINYDIQWNPVVLIQRFGRIDRIGSQNKQIAMINFFPNLELNEYLQLEQRVKGKMMAVNLSSTGDEDFLSPEMNDFIFRKRQLERLQEEVIEIDELNDNLSLTDLNMNDYLYELSGYVQNHPEINRVPPGVYSIVDGEKQGCLFCFRYQKDKAKPATDSSIYPYYVIYISKDGQVYYGNHNAREALKAFRKMAVGRDKPDPALFKAFNKRTKNAEDMSVYSHLLNQAIAAIQGDEERKAEATIFDFGGYNNEFANTTSDDFELISFLVVE from the coding sequence GTGAACGAAGTGATCACTTCCAACGACCAACTGATAGAGACGATCAATGGATTATTGAAGGCGAAAAAAGGCAGAAAGATAAATATCATCAACGACAAACTCACCTTATCCGTCTTTAGCGAACTCTCGAAGAATCTGAGTAACGTTGACACCATCAACTTGATTATCCGCAATACCCAAAACATCCCCGGCAGCAACGAAGTGCCTCGCGAGTTTGAAATCCAACACCGCGATCGGGAACTGTTCTTTAATGCCTATGACATCATCCAGAAAAACAAGCTCCAGCATTTTGCCAAAGCCAAGTCGATGTACACCTTTATCCAAAAGCATGTAAACGTCCACAAGACCAAAGAACCGGACAAGATAACCGGCAACATCATCATGATCGATGATGAAGTGGCCATCCACGGCACATCCTCCCTGGAACTCGCCAAGAAGACGAAGCGAGGCGACGTTGCGCCTATTCATTTCAACTCGATGGTCCTGTCTAAGACCGAGATAGAAAAGTTCCAACGAATGTTTCAGATCGTATGGAACAACCCGGCCTATACGGAAGATTACAAAGAACAGTTGCTTGAAAGCCTAAACTACGTATACAAAGACTACTCCCCGGAATTCCTCTACTACTTCACCTTGAAAGAGATCTTTGGAGAGTACCTTGACAGCGGCATTGACCGCTTTGAAAAGGACAAAAGCGGATTCAAGAAGACGATCATCTGGAACAGCCTCTACGAATTCCAAAAAGACGCCGTCGTCTCGGCCATTCAAAAGATCAACAAATACAACGGCTGCATTATCGCAGACAGCGTAGGCTTAGGCAAAACCTTTGAGGCCCTCGCAGTGATCAAGTATTTTGAACTCAGGGAAGACAATGTGCTCGTCTTGTGTCCGGCCAAACTCTATGACAACTGGGACTCCTTCAAAAACCCTTATGTCGATAACGCTTTTGTCAAAGACAACTTTAACTACAAAATCCTCTGTCATACCGATCTAACACGCACCAAAGGCTACTCGAAAAGCGGCATCGACTTGGCTAGGATCAACTGGAGCAACTTCGATCTGGTTGTCATCGACGAATCCCATAACTTCCGCAATCGTAACGAGGACCCCGAACACCAGAGCCGCTACATGAAACTGCTCAATGACATCATCAAACGAGGGCGTGGCACAAAAGTGCTGCTCTTATCGGCAACCCCCGTGAACAACTCATTGGTTGATCTAAAAAACCAGATCAACATCATCACGGCAGACCAAGACCATGCCTTTGAGGAAGCCGGCATCAGCAGCCTATCCAACCTGCTTCGCAAAGCCCAGAAGGAAATCAATGACTGGATGAAAGACGATGAGCGGACGAAGAACGCCCTCCTCGATCGGCTGCCGGGCGACTTCTTTAAGCTTCTTGAAATGCTGACCATCTCCCGCAGCCGCCGGCACATCACAGCCTATTACGGCAATCAAAACATAGGAAAATTTCCGGAAAAACTTCCGCCAAAGACCTATTATCCAGAAATCGACACACAAAATCGCCTGTTATCCTTTCAAGAGACCAATGAAGTGTTAGAATCTCTAAAACTGGCTGTCTATGCGCCCATGACCTACATCAAATCAGAATATAAAGAGTATTACCGAAAAAAATATCAGACCGTTCACGGCGACAGGGTTTTGTTCTACCATGAAAGCCGCGAACTGATCAACGCTCGGCTGCACCGGTTTAACCTCTTCAAACGGCTGGAAAGCTCCGTCTTTGCCTTTTCCGAGACGATCCGGAGACTGCTCGCGAGAATAAACGATTACATCGATGCGATCAGCCGCAGTCAATCGGGGGACGTGCAACTGGAAGGCGAAGACTACAGCGAAGAAGATGTCGTCTTGAACTACAAATATGAGATCAAAGTGGAGCATCTGATCGCGGCCGATTTTCTCGAAGACCTGTACTACGACAAAAACATCTTAGAAGGCTTGTACAGCAAGGCTCAACAACTGTTGAACGAAAAAAGGGACGCCAAGCTAAAAAAGCTGGAAGAGGTCATTGTCGATAAAATCATCCATACGCCCTATAACCAGGGAAACCGAAAAATCCTCATCTTCACGGCCTTTGCCGATACAGCCAACTATCTCTACCGCCACATCGCCCCAGAACTCTCCAAGCATCAAATCAACGTAGCTTCCATTACAGGCTCAGGCGAACCACGGACAACGATGAAGCAGATCCGTTCCGAATTCAACACGATCCTGCGCCACTTTTCTCCCCTGTCAAAACTGGGGCAAACGTTGCCGAAACAGGAGCAGATCGATGTGGTCATCGCTACCGACTGCATTTCAGAAGGACAGAACCTGCAAGACTGTGACACCGTGATCAACTACGACATCCAATGGAATCCCGTCGTTCTCATTCAGCGCTTTGGCCGGATCGATCGCATCGGCAGCCAGAACAAACAGATCGCCATGATCAACTTCTTCCCGAACCTGGAACTGAACGAATATCTCCAACTCGAACAGAGAGTCAAAGGAAAAATGATGGCCGTAAACCTGTCATCGACAGGCGATGAAGACTTCCTCTCCCCTGAAATGAACGACTTCATCTTCCGGAAAAGACAGTTGGAGCGCTTGCAAGAAGAAGTGATTGAGATAGACGAACTGAATGACAACCTATCCCTGACCGACTTGAACATGAACGATTACCTGTACGAATTATCGGGATATGTCCAGAACCATCCTGAGATCAATCGCGTCCCCCCTGGGGTCTATTCCATAGTGGATGGCGAAAAGCAGGGTTGCCTTTTCTGTTTCCGATACCAGAAGGATAAGGCGAAACCCGCCACAGACAGTTCCATCTATCCCTATTATGTCATTTACATCAGCAAAGACGGCCAGGTTTACTATGGCAACCACAATGCCCGTGAAGCCTTGAAAGCCTTCCGGAAAATGGCTGTTGGCAGAGACAAGCCTGATCCCGCCTTGTTCAAAGCCTTTAACAAGCGCACCAAGAATGCCGAAGATATGTCCGTCTATTCCCACCTGCTCAATCAAGCCATAGCGGCCATACAGGGCGATGAAGAGAGAAAGGCAGAGGCAACCATCTTTGACTTCGGCGGCTATAACAACGAATTTGCCAATACAACTAGCGACGATTTTGAGTTGATCTCTTTTCTGGTCGTCGAATAG
- a CDS encoding nucleotidyltransferase domain-containing protein, which translates to MMILDSQKTLESLALSGNQRKALQEFKERLEKTIPLRYLVLFGSVARQTAGEDSDVDILVVADKELSDSECRLISDIVFETNLKYDTTLSFVPVEINQWERRSPFIANLYKEVRRDGVIIE; encoded by the coding sequence ATGATGATTTTGGATAGCCAAAAGACGTTGGAAAGCCTTGCGCTATCAGGCAATCAACGCAAAGCCCTTCAAGAATTTAAAGAAAGGTTAGAGAAAACTATTCCATTACGATACCTTGTGCTATTTGGTTCAGTCGCTCGTCAAACTGCTGGGGAGGATTCGGACGTAGATATCCTGGTTGTAGCAGATAAGGAACTGTCTGATTCCGAATGCAGACTTATTTCGGATATCGTCTTTGAAACAAATCTAAAGTACGATACAACGCTGAGCTTCGTCCCAGTGGAAATCAATCAATGGGAACGAAGGAGTCCTTTTATAGCAAATCTGTATAAAGAAGTCAGAAGGGACGGGGTGATAATCGAGTGA
- a CDS encoding group II intron maturase-specific domain-containing protein produces MEDRLDTLNQYLKGWMGYFRLIDTPSVLKELDEWLRRRLRMCLLKQWKRPKTRRRNLVALGIPEEWACNISGSRKGYWRLSLTPQMNKALGLAYWREQGLVSLVETYQSHRQPA; encoded by the coding sequence ATGGAGGACCGACTGGACACCCTCAACCAATACCTGAAAGGCTGGATGGGCTACTTTCGACTCATTGATACGCCAAGCGTGCTAAAAGAGCTGGATGAGTGGCTTCGCCGACGACTGCGGATGTGCCTGCTCAAGCAATGGAAGCGCCCGAAGACACGAAGACGAAACCTAGTGGCGTTGGGCATTCCGGAGGAATGGGCATGCAACATCAGCGGCTCACGAAAAGGATATTGGCGTCTGTCCTTGACCCCGCAAATGAATAAAGCCCTTGGCCTCGCCTACTGGCGGGAACAGGGCTTAGTCAGTTTAGTCGAAACATACCAATCTCATCGTCAACCAGCATGA
- a CDS encoding reverse transcriptase domain-containing protein produces the protein MIQQALNQILMPIFDPDFSTNSYGFRPGKSAHQAVKKAKEYIADGYRWVVDMDLAQFFDRVNHWAESKHRDGGPTGHPQPIPERLDGLLSTH, from the coding sequence CTGATCCAACAGGCCCTGAACCAGATCCTGATGCCGATCTTCGACCCTGACTTTTCCACGAACAGCTACGGATTTCGTCCGGGAAAGAGTGCGCACCAAGCGGTGAAGAAAGCGAAGGAATACATCGCCGACGGCTACCGATGGGTGGTTGACATGGACCTGGCCCAGTTCTTTGATCGCGTCAATCACTGGGCGGAGTCGAAGCATCGCGATGGAGGACCGACTGGACACCCTCAACCAATACCTGAAAGGCTGGATGGGCTACTTTCGACTCATTGA
- a CDS encoding SdpI family protein, protein MKKGVSFWLNVTLWLATVLVSLWAYPQLPEQAPVHWNYAGEADRYGSKLELVAVGPAITLLVLVLSQVLRRLDPLKANYGRFSSSHDTVMTSVIAFMFFLQMTVIANGLGWAVNVGRIVPVAVGILFIILGNVMPRVKQNHFMGFRVPWTLADPRVWDKTQRVGGYTMVLGGLAIMLLGLFAPRLPQAAGIALLLTTVLAIIFVPTVYAWWLYQKSGTRTVG, encoded by the coding sequence ATGAAAAAAGGAGTTTCTTTCTGGCTTAATGTCACCCTTTGGCTTGCCACCGTTCTGGTCTCCCTATGGGCCTATCCACAACTGCCGGAACAAGCGCCGGTGCACTGGAATTATGCCGGTGAAGCGGACCGCTACGGCAGCAAGCTGGAACTTGTCGCTGTCGGTCCGGCCATCACATTGCTGGTCCTGGTGCTTTCGCAAGTGTTACGCCGACTCGACCCACTGAAAGCGAACTACGGAAGGTTTTCATCGTCCCATGACACTGTGATGACAAGTGTGATAGCCTTTATGTTCTTTCTCCAGATGACCGTCATCGCCAACGGCCTCGGTTGGGCCGTCAACGTGGGAAGAATCGTCCCCGTCGCCGTCGGCATCCTGTTCATCATCCTGGGCAATGTGATGCCGCGCGTCAAGCAGAATCACTTCATGGGTTTCCGCGTCCCCTGGACGCTGGCCGACCCGCGCGTTTGGGACAAAACCCAGCGCGTCGGCGGATACACGATGGTGCTGGGCGGCCTGGCGATCATGCTGCTCGGATTGTTTGCGCCGCGACTGCCGCAAGCCGCCGGGATCGCCCTATTGTTGACGACCGTCCTCGCCATCATCTTTGTCCCGACCGTCTACGCCTGGTGGCTCTATCAGAAGAGCGGAACGCGGACGGTGGGGTAG
- a CDS encoding autorepressor SdpR family transcription factor encodes MNQVFSALADPTRRAILHLLREGEKNAGELAAPFNISKPSVSHHLQVLKGAGLVTDERRGQQIYYSLNTTVFQDVMAWILTMTERGEPPK; translated from the coding sequence ATGAACCAAGTCTTTTCGGCTTTGGCCGACCCGACACGGCGAGCCATTCTCCACTTGCTCCGCGAGGGGGAGAAAAACGCCGGAGAGCTGGCGGCGCCGTTCAACATCTCCAAACCGAGCGTGTCCCATCATCTACAGGTGCTCAAGGGGGCCGGACTCGTTACCGATGAGCGGCGAGGGCAGCAGATCTACTACAGCTTGAACACCACCGTCTTTCAGGATGTGATGGCCTGGATCCTGACGATGACCGAGCGGGGCGAGCCGCCCAAGTAA
- a CDS encoding L-lactate permease, with translation MSKYGRTVVLALSLSLTLLPIAVIVLLMTWRRMAADLSGMVGWLLTLLIACVFFATSWEAGLRASLAGVVSSFPVSLMVLTSILQITFMERTGALKRIVVFVKTLAPQDKAVQIMLLNVGAGTLLVSIGATPVSILPPILVALGYSTFVAVALPAIGFDALCTYALLGAPLVVFADLTGTSLVQSAQVFSKFLPVISTLIGFGMLWIVGRWELVRKGFLPCLIAGVTNGGTAVAISYIPFFASGVVLTGVIAGFFTILSMLLYLKVTGRPIIDRSNLTEADRAVEAQMSLPVALSPWLILCAILLLTNFFPPLFKLLFADWAMPVSIIPGQVIKTRMLWNAYTWVLVSTALSMIWLKPNRGTLSETVSKWLQRAPRPTLAAAVFFAIAFVMNNSGMQNVEGAWKIADPATNMISILAKASASAFGSLYPFISGYLGLFGGFVSGSEASTIAMFTKYHLLTSKLLNVDPLIVIAGTAIGGGLASVISPAKLQNAAATIDALGIESEVIKTAFVLSALLTFVTAIMAQLLAFA, from the coding sequence ATGTCCAAGTATGGGAGGACGGTAGTTTTGGCACTTTCTCTTTCTCTGACCCTGCTTCCGATCGCAGTCATTGTCCTGTTGATGACCTGGCGGCGGATGGCGGCTGACCTCAGCGGCATGGTAGGATGGTTGCTCACTTTGTTGATCGCCTGTGTCTTCTTCGCCACCAGTTGGGAGGCTGGATTGCGCGCCAGCCTCGCCGGCGTCGTCTCCTCTTTTCCTGTTTCCCTGATGGTGCTCACCTCGATCCTGCAGATCACCTTTATGGAACGGACGGGCGCATTAAAGCGCATCGTCGTCTTCGTCAAGACCTTAGCCCCCCAGGACAAGGCTGTGCAGATCATGCTTCTCAACGTGGGCGCCGGCACGCTCCTCGTCTCCATCGGCGCCACGCCCGTTTCGATCCTGCCGCCGATCCTGGTGGCCCTCGGCTATTCGACCTTCGTCGCCGTGGCATTGCCGGCCATCGGCTTTGACGCCCTCTGCACCTATGCGCTGCTCGGCGCGCCGCTGGTCGTCTTTGCCGACCTGACGGGCACATCACTCGTCCAGTCGGCCCAGGTCTTTTCCAAGTTTCTGCCCGTCATTTCGACGCTGATCGGTTTCGGCATGCTCTGGATCGTCGGGCGCTGGGAACTCGTCCGCAAGGGCTTCCTGCCCTGCCTGATCGCCGGAGTGACCAACGGCGGTACGGCCGTCGCTATCAGTTACATACCCTTTTTCGCCTCCGGTGTCGTGCTGACCGGCGTGATCGCCGGCTTCTTCACCATCTTGTCCATGCTCCTCTACCTCAAGGTGACGGGACGGCCGATCATCGACCGTTCCAACCTGACCGAGGCGGACCGGGCCGTGGAAGCACAGATGTCTCTGCCGGTCGCGCTGTCGCCTTGGCTGATCCTCTGTGCCATTTTGCTCTTGACGAACTTCTTCCCGCCCCTCTTCAAACTGCTCTTTGCCGACTGGGCCATGCCGGTCTCGATCATCCCCGGACAGGTGATCAAGACGCGCATGCTCTGGAACGCCTACACCTGGGTACTCGTCAGCACGGCCTTGTCCATGATCTGGCTCAAACCGAACCGGGGGACCCTGTCGGAGACGGTATCGAAGTGGCTCCAGCGGGCGCCGCGACCAACCTTGGCCGCCGCCGTCTTCTTCGCCATCGCCTTTGTGATGAACAATTCGGGCATGCAGAATGTGGAGGGCGCCTGGAAGATCGCCGACCCGGCCACCAATATGATCTCCATCCTCGCGAAAGCGTCTGCTTCGGCCTTCGGCAGTCTCTATCCCTTCATCAGCGGCTACCTGGGGCTCTTCGGCGGCTTTGTCAGCGGCAGCGAGGCCTCGACGATCGCCATGTTCACCAAGTACCACCTGCTCACGTCCAAACTCCTCAATGTGGATCCCCTGATCGTCATCGCCGGGACTGCCATCGGCGGCGGTCTGGCCAGCGTCATCTCGCCAGCGAAGCTGCAAAACGCCGCCGCTACGATTGATGCCCTCGGCATCGAGAGCGAAGTGATCAAGACGGCCTTCGTGCTATCGGCGCTGCTGACGTTTGTCACGGCGATTATGGCGCAGTTGCTGGCCTTTGCTTGA
- a CDS encoding nitroreductase family protein, with product MLYQLVARNRSFRRFHESHVVSRETLTELIELARLSASGANRQPLKYILSCDREKNERIFPTLAWAGYLKEWPGPVAGERPSAYIIILGDREISQNYFVDHGIASQSILLGAVEKGLGGCIIASIKRQELAEALQIPERYEILLVIALGKPKETVVIEQIGADGDVRYWRDEDGTHHVPKRPLRELILE from the coding sequence GTGCTCTACCAACTCGTCGCACGCAATCGCAGCTTTCGGCGCTTTCATGAGAGCCATGTCGTCAGCCGGGAGACGCTGACGGAACTGATCGAATTGGCCCGTCTGTCTGCCTCGGGGGCAAACCGGCAACCGCTTAAGTACATCCTCTCCTGTGACCGGGAGAAGAACGAACGGATCTTTCCGACCTTGGCTTGGGCAGGCTACCTGAAGGAGTGGCCGGGACCTGTCGCCGGCGAAAGACCCTCCGCTTATATCATCATCCTTGGCGATCGGGAGATCAGCCAAAACTACTTCGTCGACCACGGCATCGCCAGCCAGAGCATCCTGCTTGGTGCTGTGGAAAAAGGTCTAGGGGGATGCATCATCGCCTCCATCAAGCGTCAGGAACTTGCAGAGGCCTTGCAGATACCCGAACGTTACGAGATTCTCCTCGTCATCGCCCTTGGCAAGCCGAAAGAGACGGTCGTCATCGAGCAGATCGGGGCGGACGGCGATGTGAGGTACTGGCGTGATGAGGATGGCACCCACCATGTGCCGAAGCGTCCGCTGAGAGAACTTATCCTGGAATAA
- the sfsA gene encoding DNA/RNA nuclease SfsA, with protein sequence MSGLFFGEVKTAAFLRRPNRFIVECDLDGETVRAYLPNPGRLWELFFPGVNLYLSAAAKGRRTAYTVVAVERDGLPVMLHTHKTNEVIHQLLAEGRIPGLEDAAVIRPEVKVGRHRFDFLLERQGKPFYLEVKSCTLFEGAMAMFPDAVTDRGRRHLEELAALSRQEGVACGVLIAVQWPRARWFLPDYHTDYAFAQTFLAVRKDLWLQALALSWHDDLSLGDAVAPVAIPWDFLEKELQDGGCYLLVLAVTAELGLTIGSLGERLFRPGYYVYTGSARKNLSRRIERHCRKRKNFHWHIDYLRHAAASCTALAVRTTEDLEHELAQALRPIAEGETPRFGCSDCACSSHLFYFAENPLHHRPFIDMLQRFRMGRIEAQLLSPTEACST encoded by the coding sequence TTGTCCGGCCTTTTCTTCGGTGAAGTGAAAACAGCCGCCTTTCTCCGCCGGCCCAACCGTTTTATCGTAGAATGCGACTTAGATGGAGAAACCGTCCGGGCCTATCTGCCCAATCCGGGGCGACTCTGGGAGTTGTTTTTTCCCGGTGTGAACCTCTATCTGTCCGCCGCCGCCAAAGGCCGGCGAACCGCCTATACCGTCGTCGCTGTCGAGCGCGATGGACTGCCGGTGATGCTGCACACCCACAAGACGAACGAGGTGATCCACCAGCTGCTTGCCGAAGGGCGCATACCTGGCCTGGAGGATGCCGCTGTCATCCGGCCGGAAGTGAAAGTGGGCCGTCATCGCTTTGATTTTCTCCTGGAACGCCAGGGCAAGCCCTTCTATCTGGAGGTGAAATCGTGCACCCTCTTTGAAGGCGCCATGGCCATGTTCCCGGATGCCGTCACCGACCGAGGGCGGCGGCACCTGGAAGAACTGGCTGCCCTCTCGCGCCAAGAGGGCGTGGCCTGCGGCGTGCTCATCGCCGTGCAATGGCCCCGGGCGCGCTGGTTTCTGCCCGACTATCACACCGACTATGCCTTCGCCCAAACCTTCCTGGCAGTCCGAAAGGATTTGTGGCTCCAGGCTCTTGCCTTGTCCTGGCACGACGACCTGAGCCTTGGCGACGCCGTTGCCCCGGTGGCCATCCCCTGGGATTTTCTCGAAAAAGAACTTCAAGACGGGGGCTGTTACCTCCTCGTCCTGGCAGTGACCGCAGAGTTGGGGCTGACCATAGGCAGCCTAGGAGAGCGATTGTTCCGCCCCGGCTATTATGTATATACGGGCAGCGCCCGGAAAAACCTAAGCCGGCGCATCGAGCGCCACTGCCGCAAGCGCAAGAACTTCCACTGGCACATCGACTACCTGCGCCATGCGGCGGCGAGCTGCACCGCCCTGGCCGTGCGGACGACGGAAGACCTGGAACATGAGCTGGCCCAGGCGCTCCGTCCCATCGCCGAGGGGGAGACGCCCCGTTTCGGCTGCTCTGATTGCGCCTGTTCCAGCCACCTGTTTTATTTTGCCGAAAACCCGCTGCACCACCGGCCCTTCATCGACATGCTGCAGCGTTTCCGGATGGGACGCATCGAAGCGCAGTTACTCTCCCCCACCGAGGCTTGTTCCACATAG
- a CDS encoding methyl-accepting chemotaxis protein has translation MDNREKTGAEILNELIRSAPYFKAIIPFDCMMGITDREHFIYYSPGKAIDIRIRVGEAVKPGDGMYEALRSGAPYTAIIPKEAFGVPFKAATAPIRNEQGQIIGALGLGLDMSAQMELQDIAQSLAASSEEMTATSQEVAATAGNLASHLSELKASSEAVLQRLKKTDDILKFITGIANKTNLLGLNASIESARAGEHGRGFSVVAGEIRKMSMDSEQSVKEIKNILTAIAEEIQKMGQKISRSDELSSVQAQATHQISEAMEQLALTAEKIQMLAKDM, from the coding sequence ATGGATAACCGGGAAAAGACCGGCGCCGAGATCCTCAATGAATTGATTCGCAGCGCCCCCTATTTTAAAGCAATCATTCCCTTTGACTGCATGATGGGGATCACAGACAGGGAGCATTTTATCTATTACTCGCCCGGCAAGGCTATCGATATCCGGATCCGCGTCGGTGAGGCCGTAAAACCGGGCGACGGTATGTACGAGGCGTTGCGCTCGGGGGCGCCGTACACAGCGATCATCCCCAAGGAGGCCTTTGGCGTACCTTTTAAAGCGGCGACAGCCCCTATCCGAAACGAGCAGGGGCAGATCATCGGGGCGTTGGGGCTGGGGCTGGATATGTCGGCTCAAATGGAACTTCAAGATATCGCCCAGTCGTTGGCCGCATCGTCGGAAGAGATGACGGCCACCAGTCAGGAGGTGGCCGCCACCGCCGGCAACCTGGCTTCGCACCTTTCCGAATTGAAAGCCTCCAGCGAAGCGGTACTGCAACGCCTGAAAAAGACGGACGATATCCTCAAATTCATCACCGGCATCGCCAACAAGACCAACCTGCTCGGGTTGAACGCCTCCATCGAGTCGGCCCGGGCGGGGGAACATGGCCGCGGCTTTTCCGTCGTAGCCGGAGAAATCCGCAAGATGTCCATGGACAGCGAACAATCGGTGAAGGAGATCAAAAACATCCTCACCGCCATCGCCGAAGAGATCCAGAAGATGGGCCAGAAAATCTCCCGGTCGGACGAACTCAGCTCTGTCCAGGCCCAGGCTACCCACCAAATCTCCGAAGCGATGGAACAATTGGCCCTGACGGCGGAAAAAATTCAAATGCTCGCGAAAGACATGTAA